A single region of the Vanessa atalanta chromosome Z, ilVanAtal1.2, whole genome shotgun sequence genome encodes:
- the LOC125075737 gene encoding CRISP/Allergen/PR-1-like, whose translation MSVVTIYCDTGNKTARVFNYCSHPDCSLKNQHTLCVAKDKHSPRLFASGMTTWMKYQILQLHNRHRDNIALGLEAGQPPAANMRKMYWDYELEEIAEIWARQCQKRHDECRNTIRFNVIQNMDVRPILPRVTVAQILADAVGAWFSGSRTLPPEYVWSFKPSNCSASGGCNAHWYSAAAWASTWRIGCSQAICTVKQSSCVLFRKKRTPRPHMNNSMKNFTESTKKENLLRRTKYMTLPQSSRLEDYATTIKNSNHESPLYRGKLNSFDKESKKKEPNIMAYIFCNYGPAGNIDGFPIYEPGATCSNCPYGTRCGVGAHRGLCALLSDPEDISK comes from the coding sequence ATGTCTGTTGTTACAATATATTGTGATACTGGTAATAAAACTGCGCGAGTTTTCAATTACTGTTCTCATCCCGACTGTTCTTTAAAAAACCAGCACACGTTGTGTGTTGCCAAGGATAAACATAGTCCAAGATTGTTTGCATCGGGAATGACAACGTGGATGAAATATCAAATTCTGCAACTACACAATCGACATCGAGATAATATAGCACTGGGGCTTGAGGCAGGTCAACCACCAGCTGCTAATATGCGTAAAATGTATTGGGATTACGAACTCGAAGAAATAGCCGAGATATGGGCTCGGCAATGTCAAAAAAGACACGATGAATGTAGGAATACGATACGTTttaatgttatacaaaatatgGACGTACGACCAATACTGCCTCGGGTGACCGTTGCACAGATATTAGCAGATGCTGTAGGTGCGTGGTTTTCGGGTTCTAGAACTCTTCCTCCGGAATATGTTTGGTCTTTCAAACCAAGTAACTGCAGTGCTTCTGGTGGATGTAACGCTCATTGGTATTCCGCTGCAGCTTGGGCGTCCACTTGGCGAATAGGTTGTTCGCAAGCTATATGTACAGTTAAACAAAGTTCTTGCGTCTTATTTAGAAAGAAAAGGACACCACGACCCCATATGAATAATTCGATGAAAAACTTCACGGAAAGtactaaaaaagaaaatttattacgaAGAACGAAATACATGACATTACCCCAATCGTCTCGACTAGAAGACTATGCAACAACGATTAAAAACAGTAACCATGAATCCCCTTTGTATCGCGGTAAGTTGAATTCGTTCGACAAAGAAAGTAAGAAAAAAGAACCGAATATTATGGCGTACATATTCTGTAATTACGGACCCGCTGGCAATATTGACGGATTTCCAATATACGAACCCGGAGCGACTTGTAGTAACTGTCCATACGGAACCAGATGTGGTGTTGGAGCTCATAGAGGATTGTGTGCCCTTTTAAGTGATCCCGAAgatatatcgaaataa